The Balneolales bacterium ANBcel1 genomic sequence TTTGCCGGAAGCCAGACTCATGCGGTATCAGCGGACAGACGCTCCGTCCACGAGCAGGGAGATATCCATAGCCGGCACCGAATGGGTCAGGGCACCCGACGATATGAAGTCCACGCCGGTTTCCCCGATGGCTGCCAGGTTTTCGAGTGTGACATTGCCGGATGCTTCAAGAAGAAAGCGCCGATCCACGCGTATCACAGCGGCCTTCACCATCTCAAGGCTCATGTTATCGAGCATCACATATTCAACACCACCATGGGCGATTACCTGGTCCAGCTCTTCCAGGCTGGACACCTCAATTTCAATGGCGGCGTCCAGGCGGTTCTGTTTACGATAATCCAGGCAAAGGTCAATGGCCCGCTCAATTCCGCCGGCCATGCGAATGTGGTTCTCCTTGATCAGGAACCGGTCATCCAGGCGCATTCGGTGATTATTCCCGCCTCCGATGCGTACCGCCATTTTGTCGAGGTATCGGTGACCGGGAGCTGTTTTCCGGGTATCGAGTATGCGGGTCCGGGTGGATGCCAGGCTTCTTGTGAACGCACAGGTGCGGGTGGCTATCCCCGACATTCGCTGCATGAAATTGAGAATGGTACGCTCGGCGCTCAGAATCGGTGCCAGCGGCCCTTCGATGCGTGCAATTTCCACACCGTTGCCGAGGGGTTCTCCGTCGCGAAGAAGCGGGGTGAATTTCACATCACTGCTCACCTGGGCCAGAATATAGCCGGCCAGATTGACGCCTGCCAGCACACCGTCTTCGCGTGAAACGATCCTGGCGGATCCCGTTTCGCTGCCGGAGTAGATGGCATTGGTGGTAATATCACCGGCGCCGAGGTCTTCGTCAAGGGCGAGCCGTACCAGTTTTTTTACTTCATCAGGCCATTTCTGCATAATCTCTGATCTTATTGAGGAAATCTTTCGGAGCACGAACCGGCTTTCGGCTATCCACATCGACAAATACCAGATCCACCTTGCCGATTACATGGATCTCCTTGCTGCCGGCCGGTCGTATATCATAAAACGTGGTCAGTCTCACCACCGGTTCATCGAAAATCTGCAGACGGGCATCCATCAGTTCATCGTACCTGATCGGCTTTTTGTAGCTGATCTGAACATTGGCCACCGGCAGCATCACCCCTCTGTTTTCCATCTCGGCGTAGGGGAGTCCGGCTTCCCGGACAAACTCGGTGCGTACCACTTCGAAGTACTCCAGATAGCGGCTGTGGTAGACCACGCCCATCTTGTCGGTTTCGCTGTAGCGGCTTCGCAGCGGCATCCGGTAGGTGAGGAAAGGGGGGCGGTCAGGAAGCATTCCGTTTTTTTCCCGTGTTTCCTGACCATTCTCCCATCTGCGAATATTTTTCTATGCGATGGGTTTTGAGCTCCTCCGGTTTCATTTTGCCAAGCCGTTTTAGGCTTTTCACAAGCTGTATGCGCACTGCTTGTGAAGCGGCATCATAATCCCGGTGGGCTCCTCCCAGGGGTTCCTCTATGACACCGTCGATAACCTTGAGTTTGAGCAGGTCGGGTGCGCTCAGTTTGAGTGCCTGGGCCGCCTGTTCTTTATAGTCCCAGGTTTTCCAGAGAATGGACGAGCAGGATTCCGGCGAAATGACCGAATACCAGGTATTTTCCATCATGTAGACCTCGTTGCCCATGCCGATACCCAGCGCGCCACCGCTGGCCCCTTCCCCAATAACAATGGTTACTACGGGAACACTCAACATGGCCATTTCACGCAGGTTTCGCGCAATGGCTTCGGCCTGCCCCCGTTCTTCGGCTTCAAGACCCGGGAAAGCACCAGGAGTGTCCAGCATGGTAATAATGGGGATTCCGAATTTTTCCGCTGTTTTCATAAGCCTCAGAGCCTTGCGGTAGCCATCCGGGTTCGGCATGCCGAAGTTCCGGTACTTGCGGCTTTTGGTGTCACGGCCCTTCTGGTGACCAATAACCATCACGGAGCGTCCATCCAACGTGGCAAATCCGCCCACAATGGCCTTGTCGTCACTGTAGCACCGGTCGCCGTGCAGCTCGATGAAATTTTCCATGATGGCGTAGATATAATCGAGCGTGTAGGGGCGGTCGGGATGGCGTGCCAGCTGAACACGTTGCCAGTGTGTCAGGTTGGAGAATATGGAGACCCGCAGTTCCTCGACCCGTTTGCGCAACCGGTCAATCTCCGGGGACAGAACATTATCATCGCTGATATTCAGTTCACTGAGCTCGGTAATCTTTTTCTCCAGCTCGATAATGGGTTTTTCAAAATCCAGATGATTCATTTGAATGGGTTTAGCTGAACGGTTTCAGACAGGTCGGGGATTAAAAACCCCGTTCGTTACCGGTCGTTAATCTACAAGATACCAAACAGGCTGCGCAGTTTCAGAACCCAGACCATCCAAACCGCCTCAAAGACAATCTTCTTTGACATCTTGGAGACGCCTTCGGTCCGTTCACGAAAGATAATGGATACCTCCTTTAAGCTGAAGCCCGCTTTAAATGCGCGAAAATGGACTTCGATCTGAAACGAATAACCGTTTGAGCGGATTTTATCCAGATCGATATTTTCAAGAACCTCTCGTGATATGCATTTGAATCCCGCAGTGGTGTCCCTTACCGGCATTCCGGTGATAAAACGGGCGTACATGTTGGCTGAATAGGAGAGGATCAGTCTCGTAAGCGGCCAGTTGATGATGCTTATTCCCTTGCAATAGCGGGAACCGATCGCTACGTCGCAGTGTCCCTTTTTAACCGGCGCTATCAATCTGGGCAGGTCATCCGGGTCGTGGGAAAAATCCGCATCCATCTCACAAACATACTTGTAAGAGCGGGAAAGCGCAAAGCGGAAGCCGGTGACGTAGGCCGTACCAAGCCCCAGTTTGCCCTCGCGTTCTATGAGGTGAATTCGGCCGGGATATTTTTTCTGCAGCTTCCTGACCTCCTCTGCGGTCCCGTCCGGAGAACCGTCATCCACAACCAGCACATCGATGGGTTCTTCCATTTGCAGGACGTACGGAAGCAACCGCCGCACATTCTCGGCTTCATTATAGGTGGGGATGATTACCAATGCCGCATTTTCATCGCTCATTTCTACTGGCCCTTTCCTTTGATCACCGTCATCACGGTATTAATTAAAATTTTAAAATCCATTTTCAAAGAGATGTTCTCGACATAAAACAGGTCGTACTTGGTCTTTTCCTTAACATCTTCCAGGCTCTCGTCGTATTTCCATTTCACCTGCGCCCAGCCCGTAATACCGGGGCGAACCCGGAGTCTTCTGGAGTAGAGCGGTATCTGTTTTTTAAACTGATTTACAAAGAATGGGCGTTCGGGTCGCGGCCCTACCAGGCTCATGTCACCACGCAGAACATTAAAAAATTGAGGCAGCTCATCGAAGCGCAGTTTTCGAAGCCAGTACCCGACAGGAGTAATCCGGGGATCGTTGTCGCTGGCCCAGACCGGTCCGCTCTCCTTCTCGGCATTTTCGAACATGGTCCGGAATTTGTACATGGTAAACGGCCGCTCGTATTTGCCCACCCGTTTCTGTTTGAAAACGGCATGGCCTGAAGATGTCAGGCGAATGATCAGAGTGATTACCAGCATCAGAGGCAGTGCCGGAATCAGAATAATCAGCGACAGGATGATGTCCATTGCCCTCTTCATAAACTTCTCCCAGGTGGGCATGGGGTCGGGCATCACATCAATCAGCGGCAAGCCGAAAATCTGGTTGGTCTGATTAAGCCCGGTAATAACCTGGTGGAAGTCCGGGAGAATTTTTACGGAAACGTTGGGGATGTCGATTTGGTCAAGAATGTAAATCAGATCGTCACGGTCATCGGTTTCAAGCGCTACGATAATTTCCTGGACCTTGTGGGCAATTACGATCTCTTTGAGATCGCTCACGCTGCCCATTACCATATCCTCGGGGACAGAGATCTCATTCTGTTGACCATCGTTGCCATTTATACGGAGAAAACCAAGCACGTTCATCCCTGAAGTGCGATGTCTGTTCAGGTTTTCATACACCGAACTTGCGGCCGGACCTGTTCCGACGATCACGGCACGATGGAGCCCCTTGCCCCGGAGTACGCGGTGTTTTTGAATGGTACGCAACATAAAACGTCCACTCGAGACACAAAGGAGTACAATCAGCCAGTACGTCAGCGTCACCCATTTGGCCTGATGCAGGTTTTCGGATGACCAGCCCAGGGAGTCGATAAACAGCAGAAAGAAAAGGATCAGTGTGCCGATAATCGAGATTTTTGCCACTCTCAGAATTTCATCGAACCGGGAGATCAAATAAAGGTGCCTGTACAAACCGAACAACCCGAATATGGCGATCCAGAAAACGGCCACAACCGCTCCCGGCAAAAAGAGAATTGCAGGGGCCAAAGCAGCCGGCTCAATACCCCAACCCAATTCAAACCGGATAACATAGAAGATGTACCACGCCAGCATCAGAAAAACAAAATCTGTTGCGATGGTACCGATGATCTCTTTTGCCTTTTCCAAAATAACGCAGGTTGTTTTTGATGCCGGCGGGATCTCCACGGCAGTTTTGCTTGCCCGTATTACCGGTTACAGGAGGAAATCGTTACGGGTTGTTGCTTCCAATCTTTATATTGGCTATTTCAATTCGTTAATAACCGTACAATATAACGTGTTCCATCTCAGAAAAGAAACTTCGAAAGGGAAAGCCAGGCTTGGTTCCATCACTACCGACCATGGTGTCATCCCGACTCCCATTTTTATGCCCGTTGGAACTTTGGGTACAGTCAAAGCCATCGACAGTGAATCACTTACGAATAAAGTCAAGGCTCCGGTCATTCTTGGAAACACCTACCACCTGTACCTGAGGCCGGGCAATGAGATCATGGGCCGTTCCGGCGGGCTGCACCGCTTCATGAACTGGCCGGGTGCACTTTTAACCGATTCCGGCGGATACCAGGTTTTCTCACTATCCGATATCCGAAATATTGAAGAGGACGGAGTTGTATTCAAAAGCCATCTGGACGGTTCCCGGCACAAATTCACACCTGCAAATGTGATCGAAACCCAGCGGATTCTGGGCTCCGATATCATGATGGTACTCGATGAGTGTCCGCCGTACCCGGCTACAGAATCGTACGTACGCCAGTCGCTTGATCTGACACACCGTTGGGCCCGTGAGTGTTTTGAAGCCTTTACGCAATCCTCTCCCCGATACGGCCACCGCCAGTTTCTATTCGGAATTACCCAGGGGGGCGTCTATCCAGAACTTCGAAAACAGTCCATCGAAACATTGGCTGCGACCGACTTCGACGGATTGGCCATCGGCGGACTGAGTGTCGGTGAACCACCGGAAATGATGTATGAAATTACCGGGTGGTCTACCGAGTTTATGCCGAAAGACAAGCCCCGCTATCTAATGGGTGTTGGAACCCCGGCCGACCTGCTGGAGTCTGTCGCACGCGGCATTGACATGTTCGACTGCGTCATGCCGACCCGAAATGCCCGGAACGGCATGCTGTTTACCCGCAATGGCATCATCAACATCAAAAATAAACGGTGGAAAACATATTTTGAACCGGCCGACCCGGGTTTCGGCTCCGATTTATGCCAACTTCACACAATGGCTTACGTCCACCATCTCTTCCGGGCCGGTGAGGTGCTTGGTATTCAGCTGGCAACCGCCCACAATCTTACGTTCTATCTGTGGCTGATGGAGCAGATTCGATCGCATATCGAAGATGATACGTACGCTGACTGGTACCCCGGAATGGTCGAGCAGGTGCGCCGGCGTCTTTGATTCTTCAGGCTTTCAGATATATAGCCTCGATGATGATCCATAGCTGAAAAATCAGGACGACTCATACAGTGTTTGAATTAATTTGAAACGAATCCGGCCGGTAGTGCCGCTATTCATTTGCGATTGGTTATTTGTCGACCGCCGTTTATGCTAAAGATTTCTGTCGATCGGTTCCAGAGTTGGCCGGCGGTAGATGAGGGTTTTCAGGATCAGATCCAGATCCAGCCAAACCGAATAGTTTTGCAGATAATACAGTTCGTACCGGACCTTTTCTTCTTCGTGATACAGCTGATTCTCCGAAAGTTGCCGCAATCCGCAAAGTCCCGGTTTCACATTGGCGAAATGCGGCACCCTGTCA encodes the following:
- the nadC gene encoding carboxylating nicotinate-nucleotide diphosphorylase — encoded protein: MQKWPDEVKKLVRLALDEDLGAGDITTNAIYSGSETGSARIVSREDGVLAGVNLAGYILAQVSSDVKFTPLLRDGEPLGNGVEIARIEGPLAPILSAERTILNFMQRMSGIATRTCAFTRSLASTRTRILDTRKTAPGHRYLDKMAVRIGGGNNHRMRLDDRFLIKENHIRMAGGIERAIDLCLDYRKQNRLDAAIEIEVSSLEELDQVIAHGGVEYVMLDNMSLEMVKAAVIRVDRRFLLEASGNVTLENLAAIGETGVDFISSGALTHSVPAMDISLLVDGASVR
- a CDS encoding thioesterase family protein; its protein translation is MLPDRPPFLTYRMPLRSRYSETDKMGVVYHSRYLEYFEVVRTEFVREAGLPYAEMENRGVMLPVANVQISYKKPIRYDELMDARLQIFDEPVVRLTTFYDIRPAGSKEIHVIGKVDLVFVDVDSRKPVRAPKDFLNKIRDYAEMA
- a CDS encoding acetyl-CoA carboxylase carboxyltransferase subunit alpha is translated as MNHLDFEKPIIELEKKITELSELNISDDNVLSPEIDRLRKRVEELRVSIFSNLTHWQRVQLARHPDRPYTLDYIYAIMENFIELHGDRCYSDDKAIVGGFATLDGRSVMVIGHQKGRDTKSRKYRNFGMPNPDGYRKALRLMKTAEKFGIPIITMLDTPGAFPGLEAEERGQAEAIARNLREMAMLSVPVVTIVIGEGASGGALGIGMGNEVYMMENTWYSVISPESCSSILWKTWDYKEQAAQALKLSAPDLLKLKVIDGVIEEPLGGAHRDYDAASQAVRIQLVKSLKRLGKMKPEELKTHRIEKYSQMGEWSGNTGKKRNAS
- a CDS encoding polyprenol monophosphomannose synthase, whose protein sequence is MSDENAALVIIPTYNEAENVRRLLPYVLQMEEPIDVLVVDDGSPDGTAEEVRKLQKKYPGRIHLIEREGKLGLGTAYVTGFRFALSRSYKYVCEMDADFSHDPDDLPRLIAPVKKGHCDVAIGSRYCKGISIINWPLTRLILSYSANMYARFITGMPVRDTTAGFKCISREVLENIDLDKIRSNGYSFQIEVHFRAFKAGFSLKEVSIIFRERTEGVSKMSKKIVFEAVWMVWVLKLRSLFGIL
- a CDS encoding sugar transferase; the encoded protein is MEKAKEIIGTIATDFVFLMLAWYIFYVIRFELGWGIEPAALAPAILFLPGAVVAVFWIAIFGLFGLYRHLYLISRFDEILRVAKISIIGTLILFFLLFIDSLGWSSENLHQAKWVTLTYWLIVLLCVSSGRFMLRTIQKHRVLRGKGLHRAVIVGTGPAASSVYENLNRHRTSGMNVLGFLRINGNDGQQNEISVPEDMVMGSVSDLKEIVIAHKVQEIIVALETDDRDDLIYILDQIDIPNVSVKILPDFHQVITGLNQTNQIFGLPLIDVMPDPMPTWEKFMKRAMDIILSLIILIPALPLMLVITLIIRLTSSGHAVFKQKRVGKYERPFTMYKFRTMFENAEKESGPVWASDNDPRITPVGYWLRKLRFDELPQFFNVLRGDMSLVGPRPERPFFVNQFKKQIPLYSRRLRVRPGITGWAQVKWKYDESLEDVKEKTKYDLFYVENISLKMDFKILINTVMTVIKGKGQ
- the tgt gene encoding tRNA guanosine(34) transglycosylase Tgt, with the translated sequence MISFAFSKITQVVFDAGGISTAVLLARITGYRRKSLRVVASNLYIGYFNSLITVQYNVFHLRKETSKGKARLGSITTDHGVIPTPIFMPVGTLGTVKAIDSESLTNKVKAPVILGNTYHLYLRPGNEIMGRSGGLHRFMNWPGALLTDSGGYQVFSLSDIRNIEEDGVVFKSHLDGSRHKFTPANVIETQRILGSDIMMVLDECPPYPATESYVRQSLDLTHRWARECFEAFTQSSPRYGHRQFLFGITQGGVYPELRKQSIETLAATDFDGLAIGGLSVGEPPEMMYEITGWSTEFMPKDKPRYLMGVGTPADLLESVARGIDMFDCVMPTRNARNGMLFTRNGIINIKNKRWKTYFEPADPGFGSDLCQLHTMAYVHHLFRAGEVLGIQLATAHNLTFYLWLMEQIRSHIEDDTYADWYPGMVEQVRRRL